One Asterias rubens chromosome 1, eAstRub1.3, whole genome shotgun sequence genomic region harbors:
- the LOC117299258 gene encoding coiled-coil domain-containing protein 42 like-2-like yields MAGAADTSRSYRLDLDPQKKSVFVTQLGERGEEEEEDVNKYPIVKESAGKLIETGLNTMQKTLLLKREVEVDKVTLELQTKRDNFKRRMAECEKKRIELQKKQQRMKDRVNKFDKFIQETEAKRRRAIHKYQTELKLKDQKQSEYEQLIEQLEDVKLSHKQLCSRLQRYKKYEDYLMRVLDDIPENYLEVNDSMLRSLMDRHRTLNATNQAVINRVQLMSDQVDTDNQMLDELKYNHDQKKLLINRQLAELQSLQEEKIDSNSQMEEMIFMELNSYRDQSEVLGRIKMAINDIAEKCHKEHDPPLETMSSIEKLHLIMLFTVDLISVEKMAKNMTVRSNSRRKSKSTSATGSRGSRNNTSLSSNTQKK; encoded by the exons ATGGCAGGTGCAGCAGATACATCCCGCTCGTACAGGCTGGACTTGGATCCACAGAAAAAGAGTGTTTTTGTGACTCAACTTGGAGAACGAGG tgaggaggaggaagaagatGTCAACAAATACCCCATCGTCAAAGAG TCAGCGGGGAAGCTGATAGAAACTGGCCTGAATACGATGCAAAAGACCCTTCTTCTCAAGCGAGAAGTTGAAGTAGACAAAGTCACCCTTGAGCTACAGACCAAGAGGGACAACTTCAAGCGTCGTATGGCAGAGTGTGAAAAGAAACGCATTGAGCTTCAAAAGAAACAACAGAGG ATGAAAGACAGAGTcaataaatttgacaaattcattCAAGAGACGGAGGCGAAGAGGAGAAGAGCAATCCACAAATATCAGACGGAGTTGAAACTGAAAGATCAGAAGCAGAGCGAATACGAGCAGTTAATCGAGCAACTTGAAGATGTCAAACTCTC GCATAAGCAACTTTGCTCAAGATTACAGAGGTACAAGAAATACGAAGACTACTTGATGAGGGTGCTTGATGACATTCCGGAGA ACTACTTGGAGGTGAATGATTCTATGTTACGTAGTCTAATGGACAGACATCGGACTCTCAACGCTACTAACCAAGCTGTTATTAACCGAGTCCAGCTGATGTCCGATCAAGTGGATACCGATAACCAGATGCTGGATGAACTCAAATATAATCATGACCAGAAGAAATTG CTGATCAACCGTCAGTTGGCTGAGCTTCAAAGCTTACAGGAGGAAAAAATAGACTCCAACTCCCAGATGGAAGAAATGATCTTCATGGAACTTAACAGCTACAGAGATCAG AGTGAAGTTTTAGGACGAATCAAGATGGCTATTAATGACATTGCAGAGAAATGCCACAAGGAGCACGACCCACCTCTTGAGACCATGAGTAGTATCGAGAAACTTCACCTTATTATG TTGTTCACAGTTGACTTGATTTCGGTGGAGAAGATGGCCAAAAATATGACAGTTAGGTCGAATTCCCGCCGGAAAAGTAAGAGCACAAGTGCTACCGGTTCCAGAGGGAGTAGGAACAATACAAGCCTCAGTTCAAATACCCAGAAGAAATGA
- the LOC117288908 gene encoding protein salvador homolog 1-like, giving the protein MLLSRKKDSSKPLTSEGIAGKYTKRESSPILQSFMSPVVRHGPSNARRHAPPSSNQHSQEISNTNAGRYSRSPHASAQSLAPKAEEAAIPAYNSRFQPTSSAAAPVSRGAYVQDVPPVGPMGNLTHPLPPGWTIDQTMKGRIYFIDHNTQTTHWSHPMEKEGLPPGWEKVESPEQGVYYINHISKMAQYEHPNARNGARFEQPPPLTKQLPISYPHRGADGPPHTPSNEHQGGTHVWVPPNPYLYTEIPKWLDVYYKASPEHDHKLKWDLFRLQELDAFQAMLSRLYKKDLEDVVMDYEAYRQALLREMERRLMYSNQMQQQALQQQQQNQETKVFLVSRSNAEQS; this is encoded by the exons gTTTTATGTCTCCAGTGGTCCGTCATGGCCCATCGAACGCTCGCCGGCATGCCCCGCCAAGTTCTAACCAACACTCACAGGAAATATCAAATACCAATGCAGGAAGGTACAGTCGTTCTCCCCATGCTTCTGCGCAGAGTCTAGCCCCAAAAGCAGAGG AAGCGGCTATCCCAGCATACAATAGTAGGTTCCAACCCACCTCGTCGGCGGCAGCGCCAGTGTCGCGTGGAGCATATGTGCAAGATGTCCCTCCTGTTGGCCCAATGG gTAACTTGACCCACCCACTTCCACCTGGCTGGACCATAGACCAGACAATGAAGGGAAGAATATACTTCATAGA TCATAACACCCAGACAACTCATTGGAGTCACCCTATGGAGAAAGAAGGTTTACCCCCGGGCTGGGAGAAAGTGGAATCACCCGAACAGGGTGTTTACTACATCAA TCATATTTCAAAGATGGCACAGTACGAACATCCAAATGCAAGAAACGGAGCGCGCTTTGAGCAGCCACCACCCCTAACCAAGCAGCTACCAATCTCTTACCCCCATAGGGGTGCAGACGGCCCCCCTCACACGCCCAGCAATGAACACCAAGGGGGTACGCATGTATGGGTTCCTCCGAACCCCTACCTATACACAG aaATCCCCAAGTGGCTCGACGTGTACTACAAGGCCTCCCCGGAGCACGATCACAAACTGAAATGGGATTTATTCCGGCTGCAGGAGCTGGACGCATTCCAAGCGATGCTGTCCAGACTCTACAAGAAGGATCTTGAAGACGTGGTGATGGACTACGAGGCATACCGGCAAGCATTACTCAGAGAGATGGAGAGACGGTTAATGTACTCCAATCAGATGCAACAGCAGGCTctgcaacagcaacagcagaaTCAAGAAACAAAG GTTTTTCTCGTGTCCCGATCCAACGCTGAGCAATCTTGA
- the LOC117294868 gene encoding phospholipase B1, membrane-associated-like produces MFLEKLSLFLVLMCFVLALSHTGLTQDFEYELDDVISEDYTDWNTTIREIITLFPGYNCSDDPKWPYGEEQIFTCDILPPSSKVPDSVHRLRPGDINVIGAIGDSLSAASGGGACSMPQMLYQYRGKVFSHGGDETYATVPTLANILRKYNPGLKGFGKDTGGWMTENAAMNLAVPGAVSLDIPLQAERLVEKMQNDVTIDYEKDWKLITIFIGGNDLCAVCRNKTKYSPEAYIDNIRTTIQTLHEKMPRTLVNVVGILDLREINKLQGAPCRAAHLLFCDCVANYTDEVLKTEWEPILIQYQDMLEEMVMSGVFDDRDDFTVVHQPFFHETKIPTVLGVADRSYMAPDCFHFSAKGHAETGNALWNNMVQPVGSKERAWTPNGPLTCPTQESPYLYTNINSRQNPSTKLPMTSKVVMTTVKPSPTDDGDAEGGVANLRGCHITAALFVSLSAILNYLQA; encoded by the exons atgtttctGGAGAAGTTGAGTTTGTTTCTAGTGCTCATGTGCTTTGTTTTGGCGCTGTCACACACCGGACTTACGCAAG ATTTTGAGTATGAGCTTGACGATGTGATTTCCGAAGATTACACCGACTGGAATACAACCATTCGTGAAATCATCACCTTATTCCCCGGGTACAACTGCTCTGATGACCCCAAATGGCCG TATGGAGAAGAACAGATCTTTACGTGTGACATTCTTCCTCCGTCATCGAAAGTTCCAGATTCAG TGCACAGACTGCGTCCAGGTGACATCAACGTTATTGGGGCCATAGGCGATTCACTGTCT GCTGCCAGTGGTGGTGGAGCATGTTCAATGCCTCAGATGCTGTATCAATACAGGGGGAAAGTATTCAG TCATGGTGGGGACGAAACCTACGCAACAGTGCCGACACTTGCCA ATATATTACGGAAATACAACCCCGGACTGAAAGGATTTGGCAAGGATACCGGAGGGTGGATGACTGAAAATGCAGCCATGAATCTCGCTGTACCTGGAGCGGTATCTCT tgATATCCCTTTGCAAGCGGAACGACTTGTAGAAAAGATGCAAAATGACGTCACCATTGACTACGAAAAAGACTGGAAGCTAATTACCATATTCATAGGCGGGAATGACCTTTGTGCCGTATGCCGAAACAAGACGAAGTACTCACCGGAGGCTTACATCGATAACATACGAACAACCATACAAACTCTACACGAAAAG ATGCCTCGTACCCTTGTCAACGTAGTTGGGATTCTTGATCTTCGAGAAATCAACAAGTTACAGGGAGCACCTTGCAGAGCGGCTCATTT ATTGTTCTGCGATTGCGTTGCAAACTATACAGACGAAGTGTTAAAAACAGAGTGGGAGCCGATCCTCATTCAGTATCAG GACATGTTGGAAGAGATGGTAATGAGTGGCGTCTTTGATGATCGAGATGACTTCACTGTGGTTCATCAGCCATTCTTCCACGAGACCAAAATACCAACAGTCCTG GGTGTTGCTGATCGTTCGTACATGGCACCAGACTGCTTTCATTTCAGCGCTAAGGGTCATGCTGAGACTGGCAATGCATTATGGAACAACATG GTACAACCGGTTGGCAGCAAAGAGAGAGCGTGGACTCCCAATGGACCGTTGACTTGCCCAACACAA GAATCACCGTACCTGTACACCAACATCAACAGCCGACAAAATCCCTCAACAAAACTTCCAATGACATCAAAGGTTGTCATGACGACGGTAAAACCCAGCCCAACGGATGATGGTGATGCAGAGGGTGGCGTGGCAAACCTCAGAGGGTGTCACATCACTGCTGCTCTGTTCGTTTCTTTGTCTGCCATTTTAAATTATCTTCAAGCGTGA